The region GGCGCGCGGCGAGGACCCGCGCGCGGTGCTGACCCAGCGCCGCGAGACGGACGACGCCCCGCCCGTCTCGGACTACTCCGCGCTGCTCGTGCGCGGGGTCGTGGAGAACCGCGAGCGGATCGACCAGCTCCTCGCCGAGCACGCCGAGGGCTGGACCGTCGCGCGGATGCCCGCCGTGGACCGCACGCTGCTGCGGCTCGGCGTGTTCGAGCTGCTCTGGGTGGAGGAGATCGACGACCCGGTGGCGATCACCGAGGCCGTCGAGCTGGCCCGCACCCTGTCCACGGACGACTCGCCGCGGTTCCTCAACGGCGTCCTGGGCCGGATCGCGGACATCGCCGAGCACCTCCGCGCCACGCTCTGACGGTGCTGACCCGCGGCGGCCACCAACGGTCGTGACCGCCCGCCGCCCCCCGCCCGCCGGAGCCCGAGGTCTCGGGCCCTGCGGCCGGCGGAGTCGTCCGACCAGCCGTTTGCCGGGCCGGAGCAGGGGTAGTCGGCCGGCATGAGCATCGACTCCGTCCGAGGGTCCACGTGCATCCCGCGCTGATGGGCGCCCCGCCCTCAGCGCGTCGCCGCCGGTTGTGCGACGAACACCTCGAGACCGCCGTCGCCGAGCTGTTGGCCCACGACCAGCGGGTCCGCGGGCTGCGGCTGGAGGCCCGCCTCGACGGCGGGGTGGTGCACCTGACCGGCGACGTGGACCGTCCCGCCGAGCTGGCGACGGCCCGGGCGCTGATCGGTCGGCTGGCGGGCGTGCTCGGCGTCTGGGATCGCGTGCGGGTGGCGGGCCGCACGCCGGTCGTCCTGGACCTGGGTTGCGGCGACACCCGGCAGTACCCCGGCAACCTCGGGGTGGACCGGCGGCGCACCCCGTCGATCTCGGTGCAGGCCGACCTGGCGGTCGGGCTCCCGTTCCGGGACGGCTGCGCCGACCGGATCTTCGTGGTCCACGTCCTCGAGCACCTCGTCGACTTCCTGCCGCTCGTCGACGAGTGTCACCGGCTGCTGCGGCCGGACGGGGTGCTGCACGTGCTGTCGCCCTGGTGGGGGCACGTGAACGCCGTCGCCGACCCTACCCACGTCCGGCTCCTGGACACCCAGACGATCAGGGGCATCTGCTCGCGGCCCGACCAGCCGCGCCGGTGGCGGCCGCTGCACGTCGGGTGCGACGGCGCCACCGTGTTCGCCGATCTGACGCCCTTCGACGGGGACGTCCCCGAGGTCGAGCTGGCGCGGTTCTTCAACTGACCGGTTCAGCCGAACGTACGGGAGAGCCGGGCGAAGAGCGCGGGGGCGGCCCCGTGGACCCGGGAGCCGAGGCTGAGCCAGCGGGGCACGACGACCTCCGTGCGGTTGTTCAGCACGCCGTGCACCACCGCATCCGCCACCCGCTCGGCGCTGACGGGCCGGGGGAAGCGGCGGTCGTAGGGGACCCCGCGGCGGCGGAAGAAGTCCGTGTCGACGGCGCCGGGCAGCACGGTCGTCACGCCGACGCCGGGCACCTCGATCCGCACCGCGTCCGCGAACCCGCGCAGGCCCGCCTTGGTCGCCGAGTAGACGGCCTCGTTCGCCACCCCGAGCGCCGCGATCGACGCCACGAACACGAGGTGCCCGCCGGTCTCCCGCAGGCCGGGCAGCAGGCGGCGGGTCAGGTCGATCGGCGCCGCCAGGTTGACCGCCAGCAGCTCGGCCGTCGTGCCGGCGTCCGTATCCTCGACGGGGCCGGCCGCGCCCAGCCCGGCGGCGTGGACGAGCAGGGACACCCCGGTGCCCGCGACGGCGCCGCACACCGCGTCGATCCCCGCGCCCGTGCCGAGATCCGCGACGACGGCCCTGCCGCCGGTGCGGGCGCCGACGGTCTTGAGCCGCTCGGGGTCCCGGCCGACCAGCACGAGCCGGGCGCCCTCCGCGGCCAGCCGGACCGCGACGGCGGCCCCGATGCCGGACGAGG is a window of Pseudonocardia sp. T1-2H DNA encoding:
- the nusB gene encoding transcription antitermination factor NusB, with the translated sequence MRARTKARKRALDILFESEARGEDPRAVLTQRRETDDAPPVSDYSALLVRGVVENRERIDQLLAEHAEGWTVARMPAVDRTLLRLGVFELLWVEEIDDPVAITEAVELARTLSTDDSPRFLNGVLGRIADIAEHLRATL
- a CDS encoding BON domain-containing protein, yielding MGAPPSARRRRLCDEHLETAVAELLAHDQRVRGLRLEARLDGGVVHLTGDVDRPAELATARALIGRLAGVLGVWDRVRVAGRTPVVLDLGCGDTRQYPGNLGVDRRRTPSISVQADLAVGLPFRDGCADRIFVVHVLEHLVDFLPLVDECHRLLRPDGVLHVLSPWWGHVNAVADPTHVRLLDTQTIRGICSRPDQPRRWRPLHVGCDGATVFADLTPFDGDVPEVELARFFN
- a CDS encoding SDR family NAD(P)-dependent oxidoreductase is translated as MRIADGIAVVTGASSGIGAAVAVRLAAEGARLVLVGRDPERLKTVGARTGGRAVVADLGTGAGIDAVCGAVAGTGVSLLVHAAGLGAAGPVEDTDAGTTAELLAVNLAAPIDLTRRLLPGLRETGGHLVFVASIAALGVANEAVYSATKAGLRGFADAVRIEVPGVGVTTVLPGAVDTDFFRRRGVPYDRRFPRPVSAERVADAVVHGVLNNRTEVVVPRWLSLGSRVHGAAPALFARLSRTFG